In a genomic window of Curtobacterium sp. MCBD17_035:
- the rfbB gene encoding dTDP-glucose 4,6-dehydratase: MKILVTGGAGFIGSNFVRRTLEDAYPGLEGAEVVVYDALTYSGNEQNLAPVADSPRYTFVHGDITDAAKLDEVVPGIDAIVHFAAESHVDRSVRDSGVFVETNVVGTQRLLDAALRHRTQRFVHVSTDEVYGSIAEGSWTEDRPLEPNSPYSASKAGSDLLARSYHRTHGLDLSITRCSNNYGPYHFPEKVIPLFVTNLIDDQHVPLYGEGNNIRDWLHVDDHTRGIAMVLTRGRAGEIYNIGGGTELTNKELTQLLLDATGKDWSYVDRVADRLGHDLRYSVDISKIQAELGYEPLVPFEQGLADVVQWYRDNRAWWEPLKERAALA, translated from the coding sequence GTGAAGATCCTCGTCACCGGTGGAGCCGGGTTCATCGGCTCCAACTTCGTCCGACGCACGCTCGAGGACGCCTACCCGGGCCTCGAGGGCGCCGAGGTCGTCGTCTACGACGCGCTGACCTACTCCGGCAACGAGCAGAACCTCGCCCCGGTCGCCGACTCCCCGCGCTACACCTTCGTGCACGGCGACATCACCGACGCGGCCAAGCTCGACGAGGTCGTCCCCGGCATCGACGCGATCGTGCACTTCGCCGCCGAGTCGCACGTGGACCGTTCCGTGCGGGACTCCGGCGTCTTCGTCGAGACGAACGTCGTCGGCACCCAGCGCCTCCTCGACGCGGCCCTGCGGCACCGCACCCAGCGCTTCGTGCACGTCTCCACCGACGAGGTCTACGGCTCGATCGCCGAGGGGTCGTGGACCGAGGACCGGCCGCTCGAGCCCAACTCCCCGTACTCCGCGTCGAAGGCCGGCAGCGACCTGCTCGCGCGCAGCTACCACCGCACCCACGGGCTCGACCTGTCGATCACACGGTGCTCGAACAACTACGGCCCGTACCACTTCCCCGAGAAGGTCATCCCGCTGTTCGTCACGAACCTCATCGACGACCAGCACGTCCCGCTGTACGGCGAGGGCAACAACATCCGCGACTGGCTGCACGTCGACGACCACACGCGCGGCATCGCCATGGTCCTGACCCGGGGTCGCGCGGGCGAGATCTACAACATCGGCGGCGGCACGGAGCTCACGAACAAGGAGCTGACCCAGCTGCTGCTCGACGCCACGGGCAAGGACTGGTCGTACGTCGACCGCGTGGCCGACCGGCTCGGGCACGACCTCCGCTACTCCGTCGACATCTCGAAGATCCAGGCCGAGCTCGGCTACGAGCCCCTCGTGCCGTTCGAGCAGGGCCTCGCCGACGTCGTGCAGTGGTACCGCGACAACCGCGCGTGGTGGGAGCCGCTCAAGGAGCGTGCGGCGCTCGCATGA
- the rfbD gene encoding dTDP-4-dehydrorhamnose reductase, protein MTRYLITGAGGMLGQDIQQALLGRAVTALTRAELDISDGSAVGAAVEGHDVVINAAAYTKVDDAETDEATARRVNAQGAEMLARAAVQSGARLVHVSTDYVFDGTATTPYAEDTPTHPVSAYGRTKAEGEAFVRSVAPHSSYIVRGAWLYGAGGPNFAKTMLRLAASHDTVSVVTDQVGQPTWTGDLARQIVALVDADAPAGVYHGTNSGQASWFEFTKAIFVEAGLDPERVLPTDSSAFVRPAPRPAYSVLGHDGWAAAGIAPMRDWRDALHAAAAAGVLTA, encoded by the coding sequence ATGACCCGGTACCTCATCACCGGCGCCGGCGGCATGCTCGGCCAGGACATCCAGCAGGCGCTCCTCGGGCGGGCGGTGACCGCGCTGACGCGTGCCGAACTCGACATCAGCGACGGCAGCGCCGTCGGTGCCGCGGTCGAGGGCCACGACGTCGTCATCAACGCGGCGGCGTACACGAAGGTCGACGACGCCGAGACCGACGAGGCCACGGCGCGGCGCGTCAACGCCCAGGGCGCCGAGATGCTCGCCCGGGCCGCGGTCCAGTCCGGTGCCCGGCTCGTCCACGTGTCGACGGACTACGTGTTCGACGGCACAGCGACGACGCCCTACGCCGAGGACACGCCGACCCACCCGGTGAGCGCCTACGGTCGCACGAAGGCCGAGGGCGAGGCGTTCGTCCGCTCCGTCGCCCCGCACTCGTCGTACATCGTCCGGGGCGCGTGGCTCTACGGCGCCGGCGGCCCGAACTTCGCCAAGACGATGCTCCGGCTCGCGGCGTCACACGACACGGTGAGCGTCGTCACCGACCAGGTCGGCCAGCCCACGTGGACGGGCGACCTCGCACGGCAGATCGTCGCGCTCGTCGACGCCGACGCTCCCGCCGGGGTCTACCACGGCACGAACAGCGGACAGGCCTCGTGGTTCGAGTTCACGAAGGCGATCTTCGTCGAGGCCGGCCTCGACCCGGAGCGCGTGCTCCCGACGGACAGCAGTGCGTTCGTCCGTCCGGCACCGCGGCCCGCCTACAGCGTGCTCGGGCACGACGGCTGGGCGGCGGCCGGGATCGCGCCGATGCGCGACTGGCGGGACGCCCTGCACGCCGCCGCTGCCGCGGGGGTCCTGACGGCCTGA
- a CDS encoding glycosyltransferase, with amino-acid sequence MRILAFGTYQAANHPRVTVLVEGLRARGHRVVEANVPLGLSTRDRVAMLGSRTGAVRMAVRLLSSWSRLAVRALRVRAAGRPDALLVGYMGHFDVWLARALFPRTTIVLDHLIFAADTAADRGVGGGVVQRALRWLDRAALTIADVIVLDTEEHRDLVPAALRSKAVVVPVGAPSEWSAVEPAPEPGDGPVRVVFFGLFTPLQGAAVIGHALAGLPEGLVEVSMIGSGQDLDATRAAVGDRPDVTWTPWVEAADLPSVVAAHHVGLGVFGTTDKALRVVPNKVYQCAAAGTAIVTSDTAPQRRMLGQDALFVPPGDAAALGAALRELAQDRDRLAALRRAARSRADAFRPAAVVAPLEERLARR; translated from the coding sequence GTGCGCATTCTCGCATTCGGGACGTACCAGGCGGCGAACCACCCGCGCGTCACGGTCCTCGTCGAGGGCCTCCGTGCCCGAGGCCACCGGGTCGTCGAGGCGAACGTGCCGCTCGGCCTGAGCACCCGGGACCGCGTGGCCATGCTCGGGTCGCGGACCGGGGCGGTCCGGATGGCCGTGCGGCTGCTGTCGTCGTGGAGCCGGCTCGCCGTCCGGGCACTGCGGGTCCGCGCCGCCGGTCGTCCCGACGCACTGCTCGTCGGGTACATGGGGCACTTCGACGTCTGGTTGGCGCGAGCGCTGTTCCCCCGGACCACCATCGTGCTCGACCACCTGATCTTCGCCGCGGACACGGCGGCCGACCGCGGCGTCGGCGGTGGCGTCGTCCAGCGCGCCCTCCGGTGGCTCGACCGCGCCGCCCTCACCATCGCCGACGTCATCGTCCTCGACACCGAGGAACACCGGGACCTCGTGCCGGCCGCGCTGCGGTCGAAGGCGGTCGTCGTGCCCGTCGGCGCGCCCTCGGAGTGGTCCGCGGTCGAGCCCGCGCCCGAGCCGGGGGACGGACCCGTCCGCGTCGTGTTCTTCGGACTGTTCACGCCCCTCCAAGGGGCCGCGGTGATCGGGCACGCGCTCGCGGGCCTCCCCGAGGGGCTCGTCGAGGTCTCCATGATCGGGTCCGGTCAGGACCTCGACGCCACGCGCGCGGCCGTCGGCGACCGACCCGACGTCACCTGGACGCCCTGGGTGGAGGCCGCCGATCTGCCGTCCGTGGTCGCCGCGCACCACGTCGGTCTCGGCGTGTTCGGGACGACCGACAAGGCGCTCCGGGTGGTGCCGAACAAGGTGTACCAGTGCGCCGCTGCGGGCACCGCGATCGTGACGAGCGACACCGCCCCGCAGCGACGGATGCTCGGGCAGGACGCGCTGTTCGTGCCGCCGGGGGACGCGGCCGCGCTCGGGGCCGCGCTGCGCGAACTCGCCCAGGACCGTGACCGGTTGGCGGCGCTGCGCAGAGCTGCACGGAGCCGTGCGGACGCCTTCCGACCGGCCGCGGTGGTCGCCCCGCTCGAGGAGCGGCTCGCTCGGCGCTGA
- a CDS encoding lysylphosphatidylglycerol synthase transmembrane domain-containing protein codes for MTTSPETPPAPRRSRRTVIRVVALVLALALCVAFLVPRADDIAAAFARQRPAPLALALLLGFAATWVTFLSWRSLLAGAGHRLPLGAAQRVFFLSQIGKYIPGSVWPIVAQADLGREHKVPAAKSVAVGMLTLLVSCGAGVCVAAVTIPFVAPGAFRTYWFVLLLVPIVVAALHPSVLGFGMRLASRVTRRELGQLTIPYPTLARAFGWAALAWGLFGTHIALVLSPLAHLRPGVFLLVIGGYALAWLVGFVVFFLPAGLGGREATLTALLVAGVPLASGTAVSVAVMSRVLLTVVDVVFAAVFVLNRRHRPVPPVAVPTERDDLGALGSRGTPGQH; via the coding sequence ATGACCACGAGCCCCGAGACGCCGCCCGCCCCGCGACGCAGCCGCCGGACCGTCATCCGCGTCGTCGCCCTCGTGCTCGCACTGGCGCTGTGCGTGGCGTTCCTCGTGCCGCGCGCGGACGACATCGCCGCCGCCTTCGCGCGGCAGCGTCCGGCTCCGCTCGCGCTCGCACTCCTGCTCGGGTTCGCCGCGACGTGGGTGACGTTCCTGTCCTGGCGGAGCCTCCTGGCCGGCGCGGGGCACCGCCTCCCGCTCGGTGCCGCGCAGCGCGTGTTCTTCCTGTCGCAGATCGGCAAGTACATCCCGGGCTCGGTGTGGCCGATCGTCGCGCAGGCGGACCTCGGCCGCGAGCACAAGGTGCCCGCGGCCAAGAGCGTCGCCGTCGGCATGCTGACCCTGCTCGTCAGTTGCGGTGCCGGCGTCTGCGTGGCGGCCGTCACGATCCCGTTCGTCGCCCCCGGCGCCTTCCGGACCTACTGGTTCGTGCTCCTGCTCGTGCCCATCGTCGTCGCCGCACTCCACCCGTCCGTGCTCGGCTTCGGCATGCGCCTGGCCTCACGGGTGACGCGTCGGGAGCTCGGTCAGCTCACGATCCCCTACCCGACCCTGGCCCGCGCGTTCGGGTGGGCGGCGCTCGCCTGGGGGCTGTTCGGCACGCACATCGCCCTCGTCCTGTCGCCGCTCGCGCACCTCCGCCCCGGCGTGTTCCTGCTCGTGATCGGCGGCTACGCGCTCGCGTGGCTCGTCGGCTTCGTCGTGTTCTTCCTGCCGGCCGGGCTCGGCGGGCGGGAGGCCACGCTCACCGCGCTGCTCGTGGCGGGCGTGCCGCTCGCCAGCGGGACCGCGGTGAGCGTCGCGGTGATGTCCCGGGTGCTGCTCACGGTCGTCGACGTCGTGTTCGCGGCCGTGTTCGTGCTGAACCGGCGGCACCGTCCCGTGCCGCCCGTCGCGGTCCCGACCGAGCGGGACGACCTCGGCGCGCTCGGCTCTCGCGGAACTCCAGGGCAGCACTGA
- a CDS encoding glycosyltransferase family 1 protein, with amino-acid sequence MTTLRVIVDQIVAPVPGGIGRYAEELTRELIATAPAGCDVEGIVSAVDAGDLAHIRTLLPGLADLERLSLPRRELSLAWQGGFAHGASRGMVHAPSVLAPLVKHDRGLEPGRQTVVTVHDVVPWTHPETLTPRGVHFHKAMVKRAYKYADAVVVPTHAVAAELNEIHRFEDRLRVIGGAPSGRLRVPVDADVRAERLGLPERYVLAVGTLEPRKGLGHLIAAMARPDAPADLPLVISGPDGWGDVDVAGTAAAAGLAPDRVKVLGRIEDADLAVVYARASVFVFPSLAEGFGLPVIEAMSLGTPVIHSDAPAVREVAADAAVVVDTNPIETYPERLAHAIFQVVGDQALAAQLRVAGPDRARMFDWRDSAAEVWHLHADL; translated from the coding sequence ATGACCACCCTCCGCGTGATCGTCGACCAGATCGTGGCCCCGGTGCCGGGCGGGATCGGGCGGTACGCCGAGGAACTGACGCGGGAACTCATCGCCACCGCACCGGCGGGCTGCGACGTCGAGGGCATCGTGTCGGCCGTCGACGCCGGGGACCTGGCGCACATCCGGACGCTCCTGCCGGGCCTGGCGGACCTCGAGCGCCTGTCGCTGCCCCGCCGCGAGCTCTCGCTCGCCTGGCAGGGCGGGTTCGCCCACGGCGCCAGCCGCGGGATGGTGCACGCGCCGAGCGTGCTCGCCCCGTTGGTCAAGCACGACCGTGGTCTGGAGCCGGGCCGGCAGACGGTCGTCACGGTGCACGACGTCGTGCCGTGGACCCACCCCGAGACCCTGACGCCCCGCGGTGTCCACTTCCACAAGGCGATGGTGAAGCGCGCGTACAAGTACGCGGACGCCGTCGTGGTGCCCACGCACGCGGTCGCGGCCGAGCTCAACGAGATCCACCGGTTCGAGGACCGCCTCCGCGTGATCGGTGGAGCGCCGAGCGGGCGACTCCGGGTCCCGGTCGACGCCGACGTGCGGGCCGAGCGCCTGGGCCTCCCGGAACGGTACGTGCTCGCGGTGGGGACGCTCGAACCGCGCAAGGGCCTCGGGCACCTCATCGCGGCGATGGCGCGCCCCGATGCTCCCGCCGACCTCCCGCTCGTCATCAGCGGTCCGGACGGCTGGGGCGACGTCGACGTGGCCGGCACGGCCGCCGCCGCGGGCCTCGCCCCGGACCGCGTCAAGGTCCTCGGACGGATCGAGGACGCCGACCTCGCGGTCGTCTACGCCCGCGCGTCGGTGTTCGTGTTCCCGAGCCTGGCCGAGGGCTTCGGCCTGCCCGTGATCGAGGCGATGAGCCTCGGCACGCCGGTCATCCACTCGGACGCGCCGGCCGTGCGCGAGGTCGCCGCGGACGCCGCGGTCGTGGTCGACACGAACCCCATCGAGACGTACCCGGAACGGCTCGCCCACGCGATCTTCCAGGTCGTCGGCGACCAGGCGCTCGCCGCGCAGCTCCGGGTCGCCGGTCCCGACCGCGCGCGCATGTTCGATTGGCGCGACTCGGCCGCCGAGGTCTGGCACCTGCACGCCGACCTCTGA
- the purE gene encoding 5-(carboxyamino)imidazole ribonucleotide mutase: MGSDSDWPTMRAAAEILTELGIPFEADVVSAHRTPDKMMRFGREAAGRGIQVVIAGAGGAAHLPGMLAAVTTLPVIGVPVQLARLDGLDSLLSIVQMPAGVPVATVSINGAANAGLLAARIIGSADAAVSARLADYAAGLEDLVEQKAAALRAQL; encoded by the coding sequence ATGGGATCCGACTCGGACTGGCCGACGATGCGCGCGGCCGCCGAGATCCTGACCGAGCTCGGCATCCCGTTCGAGGCGGACGTCGTCTCCGCCCACCGCACGCCCGACAAGATGATGCGGTTCGGTCGGGAGGCCGCCGGTCGCGGCATCCAGGTCGTCATCGCCGGCGCGGGTGGTGCGGCGCACCTCCCCGGCATGCTCGCCGCCGTGACGACGCTGCCCGTCATCGGCGTCCCCGTGCAGCTCGCGCGGCTCGACGGCCTCGACTCACTGCTGTCGATCGTGCAGATGCCCGCGGGAGTACCCGTGGCGACCGTCTCGATCAACGGCGCGGCCAACGCGGGGCTCCTCGCGGCCCGCATCATCGGCTCCGCCGACGCCGCCGTCTCGGCGCGTCTGGCCGACTACGCCGCGGGACTCGAGGACCTCGTCGAGCAGAAGGCGGCAGCGCTCCGCGCGCAGCTCTGA
- a CDS encoding glycoside hydrolase family 6 protein, whose translation MPNRDCGGYSSGGMTATQYTRWVDLIASTLRGKRAAVMVEPDSLAMLSSCPDEATSRYALLSHEVSAFTAAGVPAYLDGGNSNWVPPATMAQRLRSAGVADARGFFSNVANYYPTAQEQAYDQQVSAATGGAHYVIDTSRNGQGWRGTWCNGPGAGLGAAPRVVDDGTALDALLWVKTPGASDGSCGGAPAAGEWYPSYARALVANAVLDPNGTVSASSGNGGTTAPAGSAPKGSFDRATAVTAGVTVQGWAFDPDATRTPLSVRITIDGAATTITANVTRPDVARAYGVTAAHGFSATVPATSGKHAVCASAAGVAGGGDSSLGCRTVTVPSVSPKGSFDSATGAAGGIRVAGWAFDGDQTGTALTVRAAIGSTTTTFTADTTRKDVARVYGAGASHGFAALVPAAAGSRRVCLTAVSVGGGADTSLGCKTVTVPNTSR comes from the coding sequence ATCCCGAACCGCGACTGCGGCGGCTACTCGTCCGGCGGCATGACCGCGACGCAGTACACGCGGTGGGTGGACCTCATCGCATCGACCCTGCGGGGGAAGCGAGCGGCCGTGATGGTCGAGCCGGACTCCCTCGCGATGCTGAGCAGCTGCCCCGACGAGGCGACGAGCCGGTACGCGCTCCTGTCGCACGAGGTCAGCGCCTTCACCGCCGCGGGGGTCCCGGCGTACCTCGACGGGGGGAACTCGAACTGGGTCCCCCCGGCCACCATGGCGCAGCGCCTCCGTTCCGCGGGTGTCGCCGATGCGCGCGGCTTCTTCAGCAACGTCGCGAACTACTACCCGACCGCGCAGGAGCAGGCCTACGACCAGCAGGTCTCCGCGGCGACGGGCGGCGCCCACTACGTCATCGACACGTCACGCAACGGGCAGGGCTGGCGGGGCACCTGGTGCAACGGGCCCGGAGCCGGACTCGGCGCGGCCCCGCGCGTCGTCGACGACGGCACGGCGCTCGACGCCCTCCTGTGGGTGAAGACCCCCGGCGCGAGCGACGGTTCCTGTGGCGGTGCGCCCGCCGCGGGGGAGTGGTACCCGAGCTACGCCCGGGCCCTCGTCGCGAACGCCGTGCTGGACCCGAACGGCACCGTGAGCGCGAGCTCCGGCAACGGCGGCACGACCGCGCCCGCGGGATCCGCCCCGAAGGGGTCGTTCGACCGCGCCACCGCGGTCACCGCCGGTGTCACCGTCCAGGGATGGGCGTTCGATCCCGACGCGACCCGAACGCCCCTGTCCGTCCGGATCACCATCGACGGCGCGGCGACCACGATCACCGCGAACGTCACCCGGCCGGACGTCGCGCGCGCCTACGGCGTCACGGCCGCGCACGGGTTCTCCGCCACCGTCCCGGCGACGAGCGGGAAGCACGCGGTCTGCGCGAGCGCGGCCGGGGTCGCGGGCGGCGGCGACAGCAGCCTCGGATGCAGGACCGTGACCGTCCCGTCCGTCAGCCCGAAGGGGTCCTTCGACTCGGCGACCGGCGCGGCCGGTGGCATCCGGGTGGCCGGATGGGCGTTCGACGGCGACCAGACCGGGACCGCCCTCACCGTCCGGGCCGCCATCGGGTCGACGACGACCACGTTCACGGCCGACACGACGCGGAAGGACGTCGCGCGGGTGTACGGGGCGGGGGCGTCCCACGGCTTCGCGGCACTCGTCCCCGCGGCGGCCGGGTCGCGGAGGGTCTGCCTGACGGCGGTGAGCGTCGGCGGTGGCGCCGACACGAGTCTCGGGTGCAAGACCGTCACGGTGCCGAACACGAGCCGGTAG
- a CDS encoding 5-(carboxyamino)imidazole ribonucleotide synthase produces the protein MTGWDRSRSSWREHTDMALRVGVIGGGQLARMMVPPAVELGLDIRVLAEQPGMAASIAATATGDYHDAATVLAFAREVDVVTFDHEHVPQDVLAALVDAGVAVRPGPAALAVAQDKIVMRTRLSSLGLPVPDWAAVHDAAELGAFLDAHGGRAVVKTARGGYDGKGVRVVTASDQADDWFTALAETASGDALLVEELVGFTRELAQSVARRPSGEVVPWPLVETVQRNGVCAEVIAPAPGSAGRIADTTEDIAVRIAEELDVTGVLAVELFETDDERILINELAMRPHNTGHWSIDGATTSQFEQHLRAVLDLPLGAPGMHAPIAAMVNVLGGPADGDLASRYPAALAEFPEAKYHFYGKAPRPGRKIGHVTVTGDDVDDVVFRARAAAAHFDD, from the coding sequence ATGACGGGCTGGGATCGGTCCCGGTCGTCGTGGAGGGAACACACGGACATGGCGTTGCGCGTCGGCGTGATCGGTGGCGGACAGCTGGCCCGGATGATGGTGCCCCCGGCCGTGGAACTCGGCCTCGACATCCGGGTGCTCGCGGAGCAGCCGGGCATGGCGGCCTCGATCGCCGCGACGGCCACGGGTGACTACCACGACGCCGCGACCGTGCTCGCCTTCGCGCGCGAGGTCGACGTCGTGACGTTCGACCACGAGCACGTGCCCCAGGACGTGCTGGCCGCCCTCGTCGACGCCGGCGTGGCCGTGCGTCCCGGCCCCGCCGCCCTCGCCGTGGCGCAGGACAAGATCGTCATGCGCACACGGCTGTCGTCGCTCGGGTTGCCCGTGCCGGACTGGGCCGCCGTGCACGACGCGGCCGAACTCGGCGCCTTCCTCGACGCACACGGCGGCCGCGCGGTCGTCAAGACCGCCCGTGGCGGGTACGACGGCAAGGGCGTCCGCGTCGTGACGGCGTCCGACCAGGCCGACGACTGGTTCACCGCCCTGGCCGAGACCGCCTCGGGTGACGCGTTGCTCGTCGAGGAGCTCGTCGGCTTCACGCGGGAGTTGGCGCAGTCCGTGGCGCGGCGTCCCTCGGGCGAGGTCGTCCCGTGGCCCCTCGTCGAGACCGTCCAGCGCAACGGCGTGTGCGCCGAGGTCATCGCGCCGGCGCCGGGCAGCGCGGGGCGGATCGCGGACACGACCGAGGACATCGCCGTCCGCATCGCCGAGGAGCTCGACGTCACGGGCGTGCTCGCGGTCGAGCTGTTCGAGACCGACGATGAGCGGATCCTCATCAACGAACTCGCGATGCGGCCGCACAACACCGGGCACTGGTCCATCGACGGTGCCACGACGAGCCAGTTCGAGCAGCACCTCCGCGCGGTCCTCGACCTGCCGCTCGGAGCGCCGGGCATGCACGCGCCCATCGCGGCCATGGTGAACGTGCTCGGCGGCCCGGCCGACGGCGACCTCGCGTCGCGCTACCCCGCCGCACTCGCCGAGTTCCCCGAGGCGAAGTACCACTTCTACGGCAAGGCGCCGCGGCCCGGGCGGAAGATCGGCCACGTCACGGTCACGGGCGACGACGTCGACGACGTCGTGTTCCGTGCCCGGGCGGCCGCAGCGCACTTCGACGACTGA
- a CDS encoding GtrA family protein — protein MRRLFAQLARFGIVGAVGFVVDTGLFNLLRLTVLAPEHVHAGPFFAKLISTTVAILVNWVGNRYWTFRHQRRSVAVREGIEFVVVSLGGMLISLGCLWISHYVLGYHSALADNISSNVIGLVLGTAFRFWLYKVWVYHPDRTLDTQDRSVPAVAADTTP, from the coding sequence GTGCGGCGTCTCTTCGCACAGCTCGCGCGCTTCGGCATCGTCGGAGCAGTCGGGTTCGTGGTCGACACCGGCCTGTTCAACCTCCTCCGCCTCACCGTCCTCGCCCCCGAGCACGTGCACGCCGGTCCCTTCTTCGCCAAGCTCATCTCGACCACGGTGGCGATCCTCGTGAACTGGGTCGGGAACCGCTACTGGACGTTCCGACACCAGCGCCGTTCCGTGGCCGTGCGTGAGGGCATCGAGTTCGTCGTCGTGTCACTCGGCGGCATGCTCATCTCCCTCGGGTGCCTCTGGATCTCGCACTACGTCCTCGGCTACCACTCCGCGCTCGCGGACAACATCTCGTCGAACGTGATCGGCCTCGTGCTCGGTACGGCCTTCCGGTTCTGGCTGTACAAGGTGTGGGTGTACCACCCGGACCGCACCCTGGACACGCAGGACCGCAGCGTCCCCGCGGTCGCAGCCGACACAACGCCCTGA
- a CDS encoding UDP-glucose/GDP-mannose dehydrogenase family protein produces the protein MRISVIGCGYLGAVHAVSMAKLGHEVVGVDVDPVKIAALSRGEAPFFEPGLPEILSEALATGRIRFTTEIADVAGSEVHFLAVGTPQGADGAADLRYVDAAVAALLPHVGAGQLVVGKSTVPVGTAARLADDLAAAEPDATLVWNPEFLREGFAVQDTISPDRIVYGVPDGVEGERAVEVLDDVYAAALAAGTPRLVVDRATAELVKVSANAFLATKISFINAMAEIAEVTGADVTALADAIGLDARIGRRFLNAGLGFGGGCLPKDIRAFRARSIELGLPHTLDFLEDVDAVNLRRRDRLVDVATELLGGDVQGRRVAVLGLAFKPDSDDVRDSPALDIAARLRTAGAVVVAYDPEAVHTSQRVHPELTYAESAAEALGGADVVLVLTEWQEFRDLEPAAVGALVAAKAIVDGRNCLDPQAWRQAGFTYRGMGR, from the coding sequence GTGCGCATCTCAGTGATCGGCTGTGGGTACCTCGGTGCCGTCCACGCCGTCTCCATGGCCAAGCTCGGACACGAGGTCGTCGGCGTCGACGTCGATCCCGTCAAGATCGCGGCGCTGTCCCGCGGTGAGGCACCGTTCTTCGAGCCGGGACTCCCCGAGATCCTCAGCGAGGCCCTCGCGACCGGCCGCATCCGGTTCACGACGGAGATCGCGGACGTCGCGGGGTCCGAGGTGCACTTCCTCGCCGTGGGGACCCCGCAGGGTGCCGACGGCGCGGCCGACCTCCGGTACGTCGACGCGGCGGTGGCCGCACTGCTGCCGCACGTCGGTGCCGGACAGCTCGTCGTCGGCAAGTCGACCGTGCCCGTCGGCACGGCGGCGCGCCTGGCGGACGACCTCGCCGCGGCCGAACCCGACGCGACGCTCGTCTGGAACCCCGAGTTCCTGCGCGAGGGCTTCGCCGTGCAGGACACGATCAGCCCGGACCGGATCGTGTACGGCGTGCCGGACGGGGTCGAGGGTGAGCGCGCGGTCGAGGTGCTCGACGACGTCTACGCCGCGGCCCTCGCCGCGGGGACGCCCCGACTCGTGGTCGACCGCGCGACGGCCGAACTCGTGAAGGTGAGCGCGAACGCGTTCCTCGCGACGAAGATCTCGTTCATCAACGCGATGGCCGAGATCGCCGAGGTCACCGGCGCCGACGTCACCGCCCTCGCCGACGCCATCGGGCTCGACGCCCGCATCGGCCGGCGGTTCCTCAACGCGGGCCTCGGGTTCGGGGGCGGGTGCCTGCCGAAGGACATCCGTGCCTTCCGTGCCCGGTCGATCGAACTCGGCCTGCCGCACACGCTCGACTTCCTCGAGGACGTCGACGCCGTCAACCTGCGGCGTCGCGACCGCCTCGTGGACGTCGCGACGGAGCTCCTCGGCGGTGACGTCCAGGGCCGCCGCGTCGCGGTGCTCGGTCTGGCGTTCAAGCCCGACTCGGACGACGTGCGCGACTCCCCGGCGCTCGACATCGCGGCACGACTGCGGACGGCGGGGGCCGTGGTCGTGGCCTACGACCCCGAGGCCGTCCACACCTCGCAGCGCGTCCATCCCGAACTCACCTACGCCGAGAGCGCCGCGGAGGCCCTCGGCGGTGCCGACGTCGTCCTCGTGCTGACCGAGTGGCAGGAGTTCCGGGACCTCGAGCCGGCCGCGGTCGGTGCCCTCGTGGCTGCCAAGGCGATCGTCGACGGCCGCAACTGCCTCGATCCGCAGGCCTGGCGGCAGGCGGGGTTCACGTACCGCGGCATGGGGCGCTGA
- a CDS encoding PH domain-containing protein codes for MPDEDGPSERVVARIRPSGRQLVRPVVALLVAAAGYGYGHGVFHAQWAWVDLVVSVAALVVLVLGALVPFLRWLSTRFVVTTHRLVAHEGVLMRHRTEVVLTPALVVSVHRSIGQRLCGSGDVVVQGASDRPVLFWDVPGVALVAAAVQELAGRAAPPPAAHGTGPTWEEILRGPGPDDVGPGGVRS; via the coding sequence ATGCCCGACGAGGACGGACCCAGCGAGCGCGTCGTCGCCCGGATCCGGCCCTCCGGGCGCCAGTTGGTCCGGCCCGTCGTCGCGCTCCTCGTCGCGGCCGCGGGCTACGGCTACGGTCACGGCGTGTTCCACGCGCAGTGGGCGTGGGTCGACCTCGTCGTGTCGGTGGCGGCGCTCGTGGTGCTCGTGCTCGGGGCGCTCGTGCCGTTCCTCCGCTGGTTGTCGACGCGGTTCGTCGTCACCACGCACCGACTCGTCGCGCACGAGGGGGTCCTCATGCGGCACCGCACCGAGGTGGTGCTGACGCCAGCGCTCGTCGTGTCCGTGCACCGCTCGATCGGGCAGCGGCTCTGCGGATCCGGGGACGTGGTCGTGCAGGGGGCGTCGGACCGTCCGGTGCTGTTCTGGGACGTGCCGGGTGTCGCGCTCGTGGCGGCCGCCGTGCAGGAGCTCGCCGGCCGTGCCGCACCGCCGCCCGCCGCGCACGGCACCGGTCCGACGTGGGAGGAGATCCTCCGCGGCCCCGGGCCCGACGACGTCGGACCGGGAGGCGTTCGGTCGTGA